The region GATTTTCTGCAAACCGAAGACACCATCCTGTATTCTTCGTGTTTTGATGCCAACGCAGGTCTGTTCGAAACTATTTTAGGTCCGGATGATGCGATTATTTCGGATTCTCTGAATCATGCATCTATCATTGATGGTGTGCGTCTGTGTAAAGCAAAACGTTTCCGCTATGCCAACAACGACATGGCTGACCTTGAAAAGCAGTTGATCGCAGCAGATGAGGCGGGTGTAAAAACTAAGCTGATTGCAACCGACGGCGTATTCTCAATGGATGGGGTAATTTGTAACCTGTCTGAGCTATGTGATCTGGCGGATAAATATGATGCACTGGTGATGGTCGACGACTCTCATGCCGTAGGCTTTGTGGGTGAAAACGGCCGTGGTACGCCTGAGTATTGTGGTGTTATGGATCGTGTTGACATCATTACAGGTACTTTAGGTAAAGCACTGGGTGGCGCGTCAGGCGGTTATACATCTGGTAAAAAAGAGATTGTAGAGTGGTTGCGTCAACGTTCTCGTCCATACCTGTTCTCAAACTCGCTGGCTCCGTCTATTGTTACAGCTTCAATCAAAGTATTGGATATGATGAAAGAAGGCCAGGCACTGCGTAACAAGTTGTGGGAAAATGCCGCGCATTTCCGTACTAAAATGGAAGCAGCAGGCTTTACCTGTGCAGGTAAAGATCATGCCATTATTCCGGTGATGTTGGGCGATGCAAAAGTGGCATCGGACATGGCAGACCGGTTGCTTGCTGAAGGGATTTATGTGATTGGTTTCTCTTATCCGGTTGTACCAAAAGGCCAGGCACGGATCCGTACTCAAATCTCTGCGGCGCACACCACAGAGCAGCTGGACAAAGCAATTGATGCCTTTATCCGCATTGGTAAAGAGCTAGGTGTCATCTAATTACTCCCTGGTGGCGTTCAGCAATAAGCGAATTTTAACGCAGGCCACGGGCTTGCGTGTTTCTAACGAGTGAAAACACATGAAAGCATTATCCAAGTTAAAAGCAGAAGAAGGGATTTGGATGACGGATGCGCCCAAACCGGAAGTAGGGCATAACGATCTGCTGATCAAAATCCGTAAAACCGCCATTTGTGGTACCGATGTCCATATTTATAAGTGGGATGAATGGGCGCAAAACACCATTCCAACTCCTATGGTGGTTGGGCACGAATACGTAGGTGAAGTGGTCGATATGGGCCAGGAAGTGCGTGGCTTTGAGATTGGCGACCGTGTATCAGGCGAAGGCCATATTACCTGTGGTCACTGTCGTAACTGTCGCGGTGGTCGCGTCCATTTGTGTCGTAACACAATCGGCGTAGGCGTAAACCGTGAGGGTTCTTTCGCAGAGTATCTGGTGATCCCGGCTTACAACGCATTCAAGATCCCTGATAACATCTCAGACGAACTTGCCTCTATTTTTGACCCATTTGGTAATGCTGTGCACACGGCATTGTCGTTTGATTTGGTGGGTGAGGATGTGCTTATCACGGGAGCAGGCCCTATTGGTATAATGGCCGCCGCAGTTGCAAAACATGTTGGTGCTCGTCATGTTGTGATCACTGATGTGAATGAATATCGTCTTGAGCTGGCTCGCAAAATGGGTGCAACCCGTGCCGTGAATGTTGCCGAAGAAAAGCTTGAAGATGTCATGGCGGAGCTGGGCATGACTGAAGGCTTTGATATAGGTCTGGAAATGTCGGGTGTACCTGTGGCATTTAACAGTATGCTTAATAACATGAACCATGGCGGTAAAATTGCCATGTTAGGTATTCCACCAAGCGATATGGCTGTGGATTGGAATCAGGTTATCTTTAAAGGCTTAGTGATCAAAGGCATCTATGGTCGCGAAATGTTCGAAACCTGGTACAAAATGGCCAGCTTGATCCAGTCGGGCTTGAATCTGGAGCCGATTATTACCCACCAGTTCCATGTCGATGAGTTCCAGCAGGGCTTTGATACGATGATCTCTGGTCAATCGGGTAAAGTGATCTTAAACTGGGATTAAGGTCCAAACTAACCTTCTTGAAAACACCTCGGGCCTGTGGTCATTAACGAGGTGTTTTTTGTGTCTGCTTAATGAATTGAGAGTATTATGAGTTTTAAACATATTTCAGTGGCCCAAACAAAAGATATGCTGGCGCAATCAGATCTGGTTATTGCGGATATTCGCGATGCTAACTCGTTTGCACAGGGGCATATTCCCGGCGCCGAGCACCTTTCCAATGATAATTTGGGACACTTCTTGCAGGAAAAAGAGTTTGAACAGCCAATCATCGTTGTGTGCTACCACGGTATCAGCTCACAGGGGGCCGCAAACTACCTGGCTGAGCAAGGGTTTGAAGATGTTTACAGCATGGATGGTGGCTTCACACAGTGGGCACAGGAGTTGCCTGATAGCGTGGCAAAATGAAACTATTAGGCTCCCACGATAATCCTCGCGCGGTTCAGGGAGTCGCAGACTACCTGAGGACTCAGCATATTGAATGCCATGTCGCCAGTGAAGATGGGCACGTTACGTCAGTATGGGTGAGTGCTGAACAATGGCCTCAGGCAAATGAAATTTGGCAAGAGTTTGTTACCAATCCCTATAACGACAAGTATCTTGCTGCCTCCTGGCAGCTTTCCCCCAAAGATTCACCTTTGGTATACCAGGGTACCAAGCTGAATTTGTGGCGCCGTTTTAGCCAACTGAGTTGGGTGCTCAAATCTGTCTTTATTACTTCGCTGGGTATTTATCTGAGCTTCTTTGTTTATGGTGTCGAGTCTGTCTTTAGTACTTTCCAGTTTGATCCTCACACCCCCTGGCGCTGGGTCACACCAGCTTTTTTGCACTTTGGCTTATTGCATTTGGTGTTCAACCTTTCCTGGTGGGTGTATCTCGGTAACCTGATTGAGCGTCGTTTAGGTAACTGGGTGTTAAGTGCAATTTTTATTACAGGCGCTTTGCTGAGTAACTGGATGCAGTACCTGCTGGCTGATGCTAACTTTGGTGGGCTCAGTGGCGTGGTTTATGCTCTGTTGGGTTTTTGCTGGATCCATTCTGTATTACATCCAAAATCATCGCCGTTGATAAGCACGCCTGTTGTTGGGTTTATGCTGGTTTGGATGGTGTTAGGTTTTACAGATGTTTTGTTTATCAATATGGCAAACTGGGCGCATTTATTTGGTTTAATTGGCGGTATTGGTGTGGCTGTGCTGGTTCGAACCAGAGATTAAGTATCAGGCTAATCAACAGAGCAGCCTGATTAGCCTAATGATATAAATATTTGGTAAACAGCACTTCCCGGATGATTTCTTGTCCGGTCTCTTCTTTTAATAAAGTTTTGAGCTTTTCAGCACAACGCTGACGAATTTCCTCACGTCCGGTAAGTGATTTTACTGTTTCTTCTGGCTCTTTACTTAATATCTGGACAATGGCATCACGCAGTAATGGGGTGTGGTGTTCGACAACCGCGATATTGCTCACGTCATCAAGCATTAAATCGACCGTGACGCGCACATAACCCAGCTTTTTATTAGATTGTCCGATATAGTTGGTAATAATGTCAGGCTCAAATCCAAAGTAACCAACGGTTGATTCAGCGCGTAAGTTTGTACTCACACAAATCAGCACAATTGCCATCAACGCGACATAGATACGATTCATAATAGCCTGAAAATACTTAACTAAATACCAACAATAGAATTAGTTTATACGTAAAACCGAGTTATGAACAGCAGTGAGTAAGGGAAAGGTAAACTTTTTTGCCGGAGTAAGCTTTGCTATTATGACGCGGTTATTACCTGAATTGAATTATCGACTTGTTTAATCTGCCAAATTTATTGCGATCAAGCTGGGAACCGCTTTCCCAGTATAAGGACATCATCCCAGACAGGTTGCACCCTTTGCTGTGTGAGACTGGCTCTTTGACAGCTTTGCTGCGCGCCCGGTGTGGCGCTTTGCATGTAGAAGTGCTCAGCGAACAAAAGTGCAGGCTGGAGCATGAGGTGAAGGCTATCCTCAAGTGTGACAGCGCGCTGTGTCGTGAGGTCGTGCTATATTGTGATGATATCCCTGTGGTGTATGGGCAAAGCTGGATCCCTGAGAGTGCAAACTCACTTGGTCTGAGCAATATAGGCAGCACACCGCTGGGTGAGCGCTTGTTTGACCAACAGGCATGGAAACGGGGCGAGATTGAGGTAACAAAGCTACAAAAAAGGCATTACCCTCATTTTTACCAAGTAAAGGCACATTAGACAGCGATATCTGTTTTGCAAGGCGTAGTGTGTTTACGCGCCAGGATAGCAAAGTGCTGGTGTGCGAGATATTCCTGAATGGAGTTAAGGTATGAAGCTATCTCGGCTTCGGGCTGATCACATCGAAGAATACAAACAGTTAATGCGTGTTGAGAAGCCGATTGGCACTTTGTTGCTGATGTGGCCAACACTTTGGAGCCTATGGATAGCATCTGGCGGCGTACCACCGTGGCATTTGTTGCTTATATTCGTTCTGGGCACTTTCATGATGCGAAGTGCAGGTTGCGTAATCAATGATTTTGCTGACCGTAAAGTAGATGGTGCCGTAAAAAGAACAGCGCAAAGGCCTCTGGCCAGGGGCGCTGTAAGTGAAGGTGAGGCACTGACCCTGTTTGCTTCACTCATTGGTGCCTCTTTCATTCTGGTTCTGATGCTCAATTGGCAGACCATTTTACTGTCCTTTGGTGCTTTGGCGCTGGCGAGTGTTTACCCTTTTATGAAGCGTTATACACATTTACCTCAGGTAGTGCTTGGTGCTGCGTTTAGCTGGGGCATCCCAATGGCCTTTATGGCGGCTCAGGAAACAGTGCCTGTGCTTGCCTGGGTGCTGTTTATTGCTAATCTGCTCTGGACTGTTGCCTATGATACAAAGTATGCCATGGTTGATAAAGATGACGATGTGGTCATCGGGATTAAATCGACTGCCATTTTGTTTGGGCGTTGGGACAGGCATGTGATTGCTGGGTTGAATTTGACCTTTTTGGTGTGCATGGCCTGGGTGGCGATTCAGGTAGGTATGTCCGTGTGGTTCTGGGTTGGATTTGCAGTTGCCGGGGTCTGGCTTGCAAAACTACAATGGCAGATCAATGACAGAAGCAGAGATAAGTGTTTTAAGGCTTTTTTGAGCAATAATTACGTGGGTCTGGCGATGTTTGCAGGTGTGGTTGCTGGCGTTTAACTCGCGGGCAAGCCAGGTGGTTTGAAAAGGTGCCAAGAAAGATGAGGGTGAGCGAATTTTTTACTTTGTGACTCGTTCGTTAGACCTAAAAACATCGCCATTCGAACTGAGTGTATTGCTTAAAACTCGCTCAAAACTCCCATTTAACTAAACAGGACAAGAAAAACGGTTAGCCAGATTGGTTAACTGTTTACGGCTGTTGCAACCGCATTTTTCTGTGCTGTTTGTTCAATTAATGACAACAAGTTACTGACGTGTGAACCACTACCAAGTTGGTGACTGGTTTGCACGACAATCTGTTCATGACTCGCATCCTTGTTAGTCTTGAGTAAGATTAGCTCAGGATCCTGGGCGATGACCTTAGAATGTTCAATGCTTGCAATTGCAAAGCTCTGGCTATTCTTCAGTCCATCAATCACCTGGCTGATGTTACCGATTTTGACGTTGGTTGACTTGTTAAGCCCTTCAACCGCCTCATTGAGCATGTTCTGCACCTGTTTTGACTGAGAAAAGCAGCCATACATAGGGTATTGAGCAAGCTCGCTGCGACGAATACTGTCTTGTGTTGCCAGTGGGTGTTGTTTAGCTACAAACAAAACAAGTTGGTCGGGCAGGTGGATATCACTCACTAAGCTGGTTGCAGACTCCAGGTAAACACTGATATCGATTTCACCAAGCTGAAGCTTGCGAAGTAGATCATGTTCACTTAAAAGTTGCATTTCAACTTTGACGTTAGGGAAATCCGCCAAAAACTGTCCACATGACGTTGGCACTATGCTACTTGCTTGTGCAGTGTAACCAACAACAACGCGCTGCTGATCACGACCAAACAAGCTTTGTTTGATAGTGTTTCTGGTTATGTCTAATTCCGACAAGGTCGACTTACAATAATTTAAAAAAAGCTCGCCTTGCTCGGTCAGTTTGACGGAGCGGGTAGAACGTTTGACAAGTTCACAGCCAATCTCATCTTCCAGTGTCTGAATGCTTCTGGTGAGTGCGGAAGTACTGATATTGGTTTGTTCTGCGGCTTGCCTAAAGTGGCGTAAATTGCCTAAAGCAACGAATTGCTCGAGTTGTTCAAATCTCATGTGAAATTCCTTTTATTTCAACAAAAATGCAATGACAACGTTGATTCCCTAATACTAATACAGTTTAGAGAAACATCCAAGTGAATTTTTTACATTTCGCTTACAAAAACTAGTCTGGGTACTGATCACGTATTGCGACGAATTGTTCCAGATTTTCTACAAACAGATCAACCAGTTTGGGATCAAATTGTTGACCTCTTTGGCTTTTTATCTCTGTTAGAATTTCTTCAAGTGTCCAAACAGGCTTGTAACATCGAACACTACCTAGTGCATCGAACACATCTGCAAGCGCTGTAATTCTCCCGGCGATGTCTATTTGCTCACCTTTCAGGCCTTGAGGGTAGCCACTGCCGTCCCACTTTTCATGATGTTGATGAGCGATGATCGCGCCACATTGCAAAATATCATTTGTTGAGTTTTTTAGTATTTCATAACCTTGTTGGGCATGTGTCTTCATTATTGCCCATTCTTCGTCATTCAGCTTTCCAGGTTTATTAAGAATGACGTCCGGGATACTTATTTTTCCAATATCGTGCAAGGGTGAAGCAAGCTTTATAATTTCGGCCTTATAATCGTTCAATCCAACCAATTTAGCCAGTAATAAACTGTAATGAGCTACCCGTTTTACGTGTGAGCCTGTTTCTTTGGATCGCTTCTCGACTGCTTCACCGAGAATATAAGAGAGCTCTTTTTGCGATTCTTTTACTGTTTCCCTTAGATTCAGGTTGTCATATGCAAGGGCAATATTGTTGGCAAAAAATGCGAGTAACTGACAATCAGTAGGCTGCAACAGGCCTTTTTTACTGACATACAACATAGTCTCTAGCCCAGCCTGGCTGGTAAAGTAACCCACATACTCATGATCTGATTTACTGGATGTTTTGCGATTATGTGTTTCTATAAAACGGCTTTTTACCTTATCAGGCAATGCCGTTTGCTCTGGCTCGATACCAGCACCTGAAGCGGCAAGTAGCTGAAATTCTGCCCCGGAGCCATTTTGCTTGTTTACTGCGGCTGCGCAATAGATATCCGAATCGCTCAGGCCCATTACATCGGCAACGTGAGACAAAATGGTTGATGCGAAGTCCTGGACATTATTGCATTTCAAAAAGCTGGAGGATGCATCAATAATCCGTTCAAGCCCCTGTTTGTGTCGTTCAATCGTCTGAATATCGCGGTGTGAGCGTAACGCTGAATAGAGTAAAGTTTTTAATTTAACCGCAGTCAGCTCGGTTTTGTTTTTATAATCATTAATGTCATAGTCGCGGATAACCGACTCTTCCGGTGCTTCACCAGGCTGTCCGGTGCGCAGAATAAGACGAATATCATGGTTGGCCATGTCGTTACGGATGAACTTGATAAGGTCTAGACCCGCATGGTTACTTTCCATCACAACGTCAATCAAGCCAACTGAAATGGACTCTTCCGAATTCAGTATGTCCATTGCCTGTTTGGCTGAATACGCATGATGAAAGCGTAGTGGCTTTTGCTCAAACCGGAAATCCGATAGCACCAATTTGGTGACCTGATGAATGTCTTCTTCATCATCGACCACCAGAATATCCCAATATGCATTATCTATGGTAATTTGCTCGTCATCCTTAAGTGGCTCATTTGAAAAGAGAAAGCTGCTCACATAGAACCTCTGCTCAGTATGCGTTCTCTGTTAGTATAGCCAGCAAAAAACTGAGTTGCTTAATCTTGTATTGGCTTTTTTTCAATATTGTTAAGTTCTATCGCAATGGCATCACAGGAAATGTGGATCTCATATAAAGAAAGAAGTAATGAGAGTGTCAGACAACACAGGCTGGCGCCAAACAAGATCACGCCGAAGACAGCCACGTCGATAAACAGTGCAAACATCGACAAGGTGCATAGTAAGAAGGCGATTACCCCCATACTTGCATCAGGCGAATCAGTTTGATGCGTTTTTTTAGGTTATCAATTTGGGCAATGACCAGCGGTCTGAGGTGTTCCCCCTCTCTGGCGTTTAACTCTCTGATCAGCTGTGCCAGCACTAAAAACCGGTTGGTATATGCCAGCAGCAGCAAAGAGATTGCGGGGAACAACAATCCGGGTGTGGTGAGCGTCATTTTTGTACTCCGTATAAGCACGCTACAATAGTGATTATCATAGCAAAAATTTGGAGTCCAGCGATGAGTAATACTATGTTTGACTGGACGTGTGTGTATCGCACGGATAACCCATTAGAAGCCCATATTATTTTGGGCTTGTTGACACAAGCGAGGCTCAAAACACATGTTGAGGGTGCAGCGCTGGCTACCGCATTGGGGGAGATACCATTTTGTCAGGAGACAATAAAAATATTTGTCTGCGCGATAAAAGTACCCGAGGCGGAAGAAATCTTGGTAAACTACCAGCAAAACAACTTATCGGAAGATTGGCAGTGTCGCGGCTGCTCTGAACACAATGGTTCAGGGTTTCAATATTGCTGGCACTGTGGAAAAAGCTATGACGAAAGCAAATAATTTTCAGCGTATCAGAGAGCTAAATTATTTACAGAAGGCAGTCCTTGCTGCGGCCATATTAGAACGTATGCTGCCCAACTACGGCCTGTTCAGTGAGGCAACTGGATTCGGCGATGAGGCGATATTGCGCAGTGCGCTAAATGTATGCTGGGAAAAAGTGCTTTTGCCAAAAAGCAAAATTAGTCTGGAAAAGCAAATCGAGAAGATTGAGCCTAATGTCCCGGAGCTGAAAGATTTTGATATGTTTGGCACGTATGCGGCTATCGATGTTGCAACAGCACTTCTTGGTTTTATTCAGGGTGTGATGAGTAAAGATGAGAGTGAGTTTGTCAACGTGGCGAAGATTTCTCAGGCAACCGTTGCAAGGTACATTGAGTTTTTGCTAATGGCAGAAGACATTCAGCCAGACAATCAACAGGTCAGAGAGCACCCTTTAATGCAGTACGAAATAGAAGTACTTGGCGAGCTGATTGACTGTGTTGCGGACATGCCTCGTATTGATAATCAGTCGGTTAAAACTCTTAAGGCATTGGCGCTGAGCGATGGGCAGACCAATATAGGTCTGGCAATTGAAGTCTGATTTTTTATCCAAATTTTTAGTAGTGGAGAATCAAAATTGCGAATTTTAGGTATCGAGTCTTCTTGTGACGAGACGGGGATTGCTATCTATGATGATGAGCAGGGACTTTTGGCACATCAATTATATAGCCAGGTAAAAGTTCATGCTGATTATGGTGGCGTTGTTCCTGAGCTGGCTTCAAGAGATCATGTTCGCAAAACCATTCCGTTAATTGAGGCCGCTTTTAAACAGGCGGGCTGTGGTCCAGAGTCTCTGGATGGCATCGCTTATACAGCAGGCCCAGGGTTAGTAGGCGCTTTACTGGTGGGAACATCTATTGGCCGTTCACTGGCATTTGGCTGGAATATCCCAGCTGTGGCAGTGCACCACATGGAAGGTCATTTGCTGGCCCCGATGCTGGAAGAAGAGATGCCTGAATTCCCGTTTGTTGCGCTACTGGTCTCAGGTGGTCACACTATGATGGTTAAGGTGGCTGGAATCGGCGAATACGAGGTGCTGGGCGAGTCTGTGGACGATGCTGCTGGTGAAGCCTTCGATAAAACGGCCAAGTTGCTGGGGCTAGATTACCCCGGTGGTCCAATGCTTGCTAAGCTTGCGACAAAAGGTGTGGCGGGTCGGTTTGTGTTTCCGCGTCCGATGACTGACAGGCCCGGTCTGGATTTCAGCTTTAGTGGTCTCAAAACAGCCGCTGCAAATACCATTAAGTCGGCCGGCGATGATGAGCAAACTAAAGCGGATATCGCGCATGCTTTTCAGACGGCTGTAGTCGATACGCTTGCCATTAAATGCAAACGGGCGCTGAAAGAGACGGGAATCAAGCGTCTGATCATCGCAGGTGGAGTCAGTGCTAATACTGAATTGCGTACCAAGCTTGAGCGCATGATGCAGGGCATGAAAGGGAAGGTATACTACCCGAGAACTGAGTTCTGTACAGACAATGGTGCAATGATCGCATACGCTGGTATGCAGCGTCTGAAAGCTGGCCAAACCGCTGAATTGAGTATGAAAACTCAGCCACGTTGGCCGCTGGACAGCCTGCCGCCATTGTAAATTAGGAAAGATTAGTCGACGTTCTTTTTGCCGAGCTTTGGCTCGGTGCCGTTCAGGAGCCGACGTATGTTGGCTCTATGGCGAAATATTATCAAGACGGTAAGAAAACACACGGGCAGCGTGTACAGAGGCTTTATCATCCAGGTATAAGCAGGTGCTGCTAGCACAGTGATTATGGCCGCAAGTGACGAGTAGCGAGTGAGTGCGACAACCAGCAGCCATGTACTAATTAACATCCCCCCAGTGATAGTCCAATCGGCAGCAGGGCACCAAAGGCCGTTGCAACCGCTTTTCCACCATTGAAATGAAAAAACACAGGGTATATGTGGCCCAGGCAGGCACATACTGCGACTATACCAAGCCAGATGGGTTCAATACCAAGAAAATAAGCGCCCCAAACGGGAATGGTGCCTTTAAGAATATCAAATACCAATACCAGTGCAGCGGGGAGTTTACCTCCGAGGCGCAGTACATTGGTTGCGCCTGGGTTATTTGAACCTGCAAAGCGGGGATCGGGCAAAGAAAAGAGTCTCGAAATCAAAATCGCGGAAGAGATTGAACCAAATAAATAAGCACAAACACATATTAAACTGACTATCACAAGCTTCCTTATTTTTTCTTGCCGTTATTTGGGCTATCATCGTCGCTTTATTTCAAGGCGGCTAGAGTACGTGAAAAAGCCGATCCGAATCAGTCATGTCAGGAGTTTACATGGACACGGTCTATATCTCGCAATTACACGTCGAGACCATAATAGGAGTTTACGACTTTGAAAAAGAAAGTAAACAAAGCCTTTTCTTTGATATAGAGATGAAGACCGATATCTCGGCTGCCGCGCAACAAGATGACATAACTCTGGCCGTGGATTACGCCAAGGTGAGTGAGCGAGTAATAGCGCATACCGAAGCAAGCCGGGTTGAACTGCTGGAGACCTTGGTCGAGCAACTTGCTGCCATTATTTTGCAAGAATTTGCAATTCAGGCAATCACCATTCGGGTCAGCAAGCCGGCAGCCGTTCCTCAGGCACAAACAGTTGGCCTGGCAATCACGCGGACAAGATAACATGGCGCACGTTTTTATCAGTATTGGCTCCAATGTGGAGCGTGACCGTCATTTTAGACAGGGGCTTAAGGCCCTCATTGAATATTTTCCTGATTATATTCATTCAGATGTCTATGAAAGTGAACCTGTGGGCTTCAGCGGTAAGAATTTCTACAACTCCGTGTTTGCGGCACATACCGATATGTCATTGCAGGAACTATGTGCTTTGCTCAAGCAGATAGAGCGTGATAACGGCAGGACGCCCCAGGATAAGAAATTT is a window of Pseudoalteromonas sp. R3 DNA encoding:
- a CDS encoding glycine C-acetyltransferase; translation: MRAAAFFSQLQQQIEEVKAEGLYKKERVITSQQQAEIAVSTGESVINFCANNYLGLANHPDLIASAQRGLDDHGFGVASVRFICGTQDIHKTLEAKISDFLQTEDTILYSSCFDANAGLFETILGPDDAIISDSLNHASIIDGVRLCKAKRFRYANNDMADLEKQLIAADEAGVKTKLIATDGVFSMDGVICNLSELCDLADKYDALVMVDDSHAVGFVGENGRGTPEYCGVMDRVDIITGTLGKALGGASGGYTSGKKEIVEWLRQRSRPYLFSNSLAPSIVTASIKVLDMMKEGQALRNKLWENAAHFRTKMEAAGFTCAGKDHAIIPVMLGDAKVASDMADRLLAEGIYVIGFSYPVVPKGQARIRTQISAAHTTEQLDKAIDAFIRIGKELGVI
- the tdh gene encoding L-threonine 3-dehydrogenase; amino-acid sequence: MKALSKLKAEEGIWMTDAPKPEVGHNDLLIKIRKTAICGTDVHIYKWDEWAQNTIPTPMVVGHEYVGEVVDMGQEVRGFEIGDRVSGEGHITCGHCRNCRGGRVHLCRNTIGVGVNREGSFAEYLVIPAYNAFKIPDNISDELASIFDPFGNAVHTALSFDLVGEDVLITGAGPIGIMAAAVAKHVGARHVVITDVNEYRLELARKMGATRAVNVAEEKLEDVMAELGMTEGFDIGLEMSGVPVAFNSMLNNMNHGGKIAMLGIPPSDMAVDWNQVIFKGLVIKGIYGREMFETWYKMASLIQSGLNLEPIITHQFHVDEFQQGFDTMISGQSGKVILNWD
- the glpE gene encoding thiosulfate sulfurtransferase GlpE; its protein translation is MSFKHISVAQTKDMLAQSDLVIADIRDANSFAQGHIPGAEHLSNDNLGHFLQEKEFEQPIIVVCYHGISSQGAANYLAEQGFEDVYSMDGGFTQWAQELPDSVAK
- the glpG gene encoding rhomboid family intramembrane serine protease GlpG, which codes for MKLLGSHDNPRAVQGVADYLRTQHIECHVASEDGHVTSVWVSAEQWPQANEIWQEFVTNPYNDKYLAASWQLSPKDSPLVYQGTKLNLWRRFSQLSWVLKSVFITSLGIYLSFFVYGVESVFSTFQFDPHTPWRWVTPAFLHFGLLHLVFNLSWWVYLGNLIERRLGNWVLSAIFITGALLSNWMQYLLADANFGGLSGVVYALLGFCWIHSVLHPKSSPLISTPVVGFMLVWMVLGFTDVLFINMANWAHLFGLIGGIGVAVLVRTRD
- a CDS encoding flagellar basal body-associated protein FliL yields the protein MNRIYVALMAIVLICVSTNLRAESTVGYFGFEPDIITNYIGQSNKKLGYVRVTVDLMLDDVSNIAVVEHHTPLLRDAIVQILSKEPEETVKSLTGREEIRQRCAEKLKTLLKEETGQEIIREVLFTKYLYH
- a CDS encoding chorismate lyase, with translation MRSSWEPLSQYKDIIPDRLHPLLCETGSLTALLRARCGALHVEVLSEQKCRLEHEVKAILKCDSALCREVVLYCDDIPVVYGQSWIPESANSLGLSNIGSTPLGERLFDQQAWKRGEIEVTKLQKRHYPHFYQVKAH
- the ubiA gene encoding 4-hydroxybenzoate octaprenyltransferase, with the translated sequence MKLSRLRADHIEEYKQLMRVEKPIGTLLLMWPTLWSLWIASGGVPPWHLLLIFVLGTFMMRSAGCVINDFADRKVDGAVKRTAQRPLARGAVSEGEALTLFASLIGASFILVLMLNWQTILLSFGALALASVYPFMKRYTHLPQVVLGAAFSWGIPMAFMAAQETVPVLAWVLFIANLLWTVAYDTKYAMVDKDDDVVIGIKSTAILFGRWDRHVIAGLNLTFLVCMAWVAIQVGMSVWFWVGFAVAGVWLAKLQWQINDRSRDKCFKAFLSNNYVGLAMFAGVVAGV
- a CDS encoding LysR family transcriptional regulator, encoding MRFEQLEQFVALGNLRHFRQAAEQTNISTSALTRSIQTLEDEIGCELVKRSTRSVKLTEQGELFLNYCKSTLSELDITRNTIKQSLFGRDQQRVVVGYTAQASSIVPTSCGQFLADFPNVKVEMQLLSEHDLLRKLQLGEIDISVYLESATSLVSDIHLPDQLVLFVAKQHPLATQDSIRRSELAQYPMYGCFSQSKQVQNMLNEAVEGLNKSTNVKIGNISQVIDGLKNSQSFAIASIEHSKVIAQDPELILLKTNKDASHEQIVVQTSHQLGSGSHVSNLLSLIEQTAQKNAVATAVNS
- a CDS encoding DUF3369 domain-containing protein gives rise to the protein MSSFLFSNEPLKDDEQITIDNAYWDILVVDDEEDIHQVTKLVLSDFRFEQKPLRFHHAYSAKQAMDILNSEESISVGLIDVVMESNHAGLDLIKFIRNDMANHDIRLILRTGQPGEAPEESVIRDYDINDYKNKTELTAVKLKTLLYSALRSHRDIQTIERHKQGLERIIDASSSFLKCNNVQDFASTILSHVADVMGLSDSDIYCAAAVNKQNGSGAEFQLLAASGAGIEPEQTALPDKVKSRFIETHNRKTSSKSDHEYVGYFTSQAGLETMLYVSKKGLLQPTDCQLLAFFANNIALAYDNLNLRETVKESQKELSYILGEAVEKRSKETGSHVKRVAHYSLLLAKLVGLNDYKAEIIKLASPLHDIGKISIPDVILNKPGKLNDEEWAIMKTHAQQGYEILKNSTNDILQCGAIIAHQHHEKWDGSGYPQGLKGEQIDIAGRITALADVFDALGSVRCYKPVWTLEEILTEIKSQRGQQFDPKLVDLFVENLEQFVAIRDQYPD
- a CDS encoding DUF2007 domain-containing protein, giving the protein MSNTMFDWTCVYRTDNPLEAHIILGLLTQARLKTHVEGAALATALGEIPFCQETIKIFVCAIKVPEAEEILVNYQQNNLSEDWQCRGCSEHNGSGFQYCWHCGKSYDESK
- a CDS encoding YjaG family protein — translated: MTKANNFQRIRELNYLQKAVLAAAILERMLPNYGLFSEATGFGDEAILRSALNVCWEKVLLPKSKISLEKQIEKIEPNVPELKDFDMFGTYAAIDVATALLGFIQGVMSKDESEFVNVAKISQATVARYIEFLLMAEDIQPDNQQVREHPLMQYEIEVLGELIDCVADMPRIDNQSVKTLKALALSDGQTNIGLAIEV
- the tsaD gene encoding tRNA (adenosine(37)-N6)-threonylcarbamoyltransferase complex transferase subunit TsaD; the protein is MRILGIESSCDETGIAIYDDEQGLLAHQLYSQVKVHADYGGVVPELASRDHVRKTIPLIEAAFKQAGCGPESLDGIAYTAGPGLVGALLVGTSIGRSLAFGWNIPAVAVHHMEGHLLAPMLEEEMPEFPFVALLVSGGHTMMVKVAGIGEYEVLGESVDDAAGEAFDKTAKLLGLDYPGGPMLAKLATKGVAGRFVFPRPMTDRPGLDFSFSGLKTAAANTIKSAGDDEQTKADIAHAFQTAVVDTLAIKCKRALKETGIKRLIIAGGVSANTELRTKLERMMQGMKGKVYYPRTEFCTDNGAMIAYAGMQRLKAGQTAELSMKTQPRWPLDSLPPL
- the folB gene encoding dihydroneopterin aldolase; this translates as MDTVYISQLHVETIIGVYDFEKESKQSLFFDIEMKTDISAAAQQDDITLAVDYAKVSERVIAHTEASRVELLETLVEQLAAIILQEFAIQAITIRVSKPAAVPQAQTVGLAITRTR